Proteins found in one Ptychodera flava strain L36383 chromosome 16, AS_Pfla_20210202, whole genome shotgun sequence genomic segment:
- the LOC139152753 gene encoding uncharacterized protein, translating into MDRSPITGVDFGSVHPKYGYIPRSLKLRDEFTEQRIAVLENRSLSDTHRHYTGWKRHDGKGDAFRHALWSYRMTREYGTEIARRYGEEAVRKDNLPTGKQSMDLYNQEQGRRLGQTQFFGNEYAQERPAFDYVDDRFREYFSYRVGRQFIEERNSQDDYAISLIKGSTEEGRLQTRPYRRPKTSMF; encoded by the exons aTTTTGGCAGCGTTCATCCTAAGTACGGCTACATCCCGCGAAGTCTTAAACTACGCGATGAGTTTACAGAACAACGGATTGCTGTGCTTGAAAACCGTTCTCTGTCAGACACGCACAGACATTACACAGGATGGA AACGACATGATGGTAAAGGCGATGCATTTCGCCACGCCTTGTGGTCTTATAGAATGACACGCGAGTACGGTACAGAAATCGCCAGGCGATACGGCGAGGAAGCGGTAAGGAAGGACAATCTACCGACTGGAAAACAATCCATGGATTTATACAATCAGGAACAGGGAAGGAGGCTGGGACAGACACAGTTTTTCGGGAATGAGTACGCTCAGGAGAGACCGGCTTTTGACTATGTCGACGACAGGTTCAGGGAATACTTTTCCTACAGGGTTGGTAGACAGTTTATTGAAGAGAGGAACAGCCAGGATGACTACGCTATATCGCTCATCAAGGGGTCGACAGAAGAAGGACGCCTTCAGACAAGGCCGTACCGGAGGCCAAAAACGAGTATGTTTTGA